Proteins from one Mesorhizobium sp. M9A.F.Ca.ET.002.03.1.2 genomic window:
- a CDS encoding GGDEF domain-containing protein, producing the protein MSRIFLKSAAVAFASLAVSLLLTLIVVPAMGFPFNRTMWLTSTVCPLALAWIASGHTFWQGERLKSAHRELARAHAQLAAAHRRLSEKASRDDMTGMLNRESFFAALDASRRKSDRGTLLIIDADHFKIINDSYGHLTGDDALLLIANAIERGVRSGDVIGRIGGEEFGAFLVGATEQEAKRVAERIRREVELIRFRPVDERTIPLTVSIGGVTCGEDAAVSDLMRAADQRLYQAKHSGRNRTILDRDVSEAA; encoded by the coding sequence ATGAGCCGCATATTTCTGAAGTCCGCCGCCGTCGCTTTCGCCTCCCTCGCGGTCTCGCTTCTGTTGACGCTGATCGTCGTCCCGGCGATGGGCTTTCCGTTCAACCGCACGATGTGGCTGACATCCACGGTCTGCCCGCTCGCGCTCGCCTGGATCGCCAGCGGCCACACGTTCTGGCAGGGCGAAAGGCTGAAGAGCGCCCATCGCGAGCTCGCCCGCGCTCACGCGCAACTCGCCGCCGCGCATCGGCGTCTTTCCGAAAAGGCGAGCCGCGACGACATGACCGGCATGCTCAACCGCGAGAGCTTCTTTGCGGCGCTCGACGCCTCCCGGCGTAAATCCGATCGCGGTACGTTGCTGATCATCGATGCCGACCATTTCAAGATCATCAACGACAGCTACGGTCATCTGACCGGCGACGACGCGCTGCTCCTCATCGCAAATGCGATCGAGCGCGGCGTGCGCAGCGGCGACGTGATCGGCCGCATTGGCGGCGAGGAATTCGGCGCGTTTCTGGTCGGCGCCACCGAACAGGAAGCCAAACGCGTCGCCGAGCGCATCCGCCGTGAAGTCGAGCTGATCCGCTTCCGCCCCGTCGATGAGCGGACCATCCCCCTCACCGTCAGCATCGGCGGCGTCACCTGCGGCGAAGATGCGGCCGTATCGGATCTGATGCGTGCCGCCGACCAGCGCCTTTACCAGGCCAAGCACAGCGGCCGCAATCGGACCATCCTGGACAGGGACGTTTCCGAAGCGGCCTGA
- a CDS encoding pyrimidine 5'-nucleotidase — MTTFLDPARFAHVTDWVFDLDNTLYPHHSNLFSQIDVKMTAYIGELLTLPRDDARKLQKELYREYGTTLNGLMTRHGIDPDDFLEKVHDIDYSWLVPDPVLGTAIRQLPGRKFIFTNGDRRHAERTARQLGILDHFDDIFDIVAAGLNPKPARQTYEKFAELHAVTGHNAVMFEDLARNLSVPKSLGMTTVLVVPRNFEPTFSEIWERDPANEDDVDFVTDDLAEFLTAIVEVPA; from the coding sequence ATGACCACGTTCCTGGACCCCGCCCGCTTTGCCCATGTCACCGACTGGGTGTTCGACCTCGACAACACGCTCTATCCGCACCATTCGAATCTGTTCTCGCAGATCGACGTGAAGATGACCGCCTATATCGGGGAACTGCTGACGCTGCCGCGCGACGATGCCCGCAAGCTGCAGAAGGAACTTTACCGGGAATACGGCACGACGCTGAACGGTCTGATGACGCGCCACGGCATCGATCCCGATGACTTTCTCGAGAAGGTCCATGACATCGACTATTCCTGGCTGGTGCCCGATCCTGTTCTTGGTACCGCCATCCGCCAGCTTCCCGGCCGCAAGTTCATCTTCACCAATGGCGACCGCAGGCATGCCGAACGCACCGCGCGCCAACTCGGCATCCTCGACCATTTCGACGACATCTTCGACATCGTCGCCGCCGGGCTGAACCCCAAGCCGGCACGCCAGACCTACGAGAAGTTTGCGGAACTCCACGCCGTCACCGGCCACAATGCGGTGATGTTCGAGGATCTGGCCCGCAACCTGTCCGTGCCGAAATCGCTGGGCATGACTACGGTGCTGGTCGTGCCGCGCAACTTCGAGCCCACCTTCTCGGAAATCTGGGAACGTGACCCGGCCAACGAGGACGACGTGGATTTCGTCACCGACGATCTCGCCGAATTCCTCACCGCGATCGTCGAGGTTCCAGCCTGA
- a CDS encoding DUF805 domain-containing protein encodes MPLLVQLFLLYQFSRTPLGTAASQYWALAWWIAVVVSTWSTFALTAKRFHDFGKPTYYALISLVVGAILLVILAFFKSDPGPNRYGKRTNAPAER; translated from the coding sequence TTGCCCCTCCTCGTTCAACTTTTCCTGCTCTACCAGTTCTCGCGGACGCCACTCGGCACCGCCGCAAGTCAGTACTGGGCGCTCGCCTGGTGGATCGCCGTGGTTGTCTCGACATGGTCGACCTTTGCGCTGACGGCGAAGCGGTTCCATGATTTCGGCAAGCCTACCTACTACGCATTGATCTCTCTCGTCGTCGGCGCCATTCTCCTTGTCATCCTGGCCTTTTTCAAAAGTGATCCCGGACCCAACCGCTACGGCAAACGCACCAATGCACCGGCCGAACGCTGA
- a CDS encoding Lrp/AsnC family transcriptional regulator — MPQFDDFEIKMLDILQRDGRKPVSELAQEIGLSTTPCARRFEGLQGAGVIKGFAAVLSRRAVGLMVEVFIQVRLVSHSDGSPETFIAAVQRMDEVSSCWTMTGDHDFLLHVMVPSVDDLNAFVMHRLMRLDGVRDVHTQLVLQNIKGPGHVPLGHLRR, encoded by the coding sequence ATGCCTCAGTTCGACGATTTCGAGATCAAGATGCTCGATATCCTGCAGCGCGACGGGCGCAAGCCGGTGTCCGAACTGGCGCAGGAGATCGGCCTGTCGACGACACCGTGCGCGCGCCGCTTCGAGGGCCTTCAGGGCGCCGGCGTCATCAAGGGTTTTGCCGCCGTGCTCAGCCGCCGCGCCGTCGGCCTGATGGTCGAGGTGTTTATCCAGGTGCGCCTGGTGAGCCACAGCGACGGCTCGCCCGAAACCTTCATCGCCGCCGTGCAGCGCATGGACGAGGTCTCGTCATGCTGGACGATGACCGGCGACCACGATTTCCTGCTGCATGTGATGGTGCCGTCTGTCGACGACCTCAATGCCTTCGTCATGCACCGGCTGATGCGGCTCGACGGCGTGCGCGACGTCCACACGCAGCTTGTCCTGCAGAACATCAAGGGGCCGGGCCACGTCCCGCTTGGGCACCTCAGGCGATGA
- a CDS encoding LOG family protein: protein MNPMEKAGWTPLPHSDEDLERSKSVPDTPQTRAETYRLAWNDPDFMTRRELRAVRLQLELLKPEMILAERGIHSTVILFGGARIPEPGGEAWAAKNETQKRNLEENSKYYEEARRFARLCSQQSAASYYREFVVVTGGGPGVMEAGNRGADDVGAPSIGLNIVLPHEQAPNAYVTPELCFNFHYFAVRKMHFVMRAKAVAVFPGGFGTMDEFFETLTLIQTGRMERVPVILFGRAFWKKAIDLDFLAEQGTITPGDQDIIDLVDTADEAWGIISRFYEL from the coding sequence ATGAACCCCATGGAAAAGGCGGGGTGGACGCCGCTGCCGCATTCGGACGAGGATCTGGAGCGGTCGAAAAGCGTGCCGGACACGCCGCAGACGCGCGCCGAGACCTATCGGTTGGCCTGGAACGATCCCGATTTCATGACACGGCGCGAATTGCGTGCGGTGCGGCTGCAGCTCGAACTCCTGAAGCCGGAGATGATCCTGGCCGAACGCGGCATCCATTCGACCGTCATCCTGTTCGGCGGGGCGCGTATCCCCGAGCCGGGCGGTGAAGCCTGGGCGGCCAAGAACGAGACGCAGAAGAGAAACCTCGAGGAAAACAGCAAATATTACGAGGAGGCGCGCAGGTTCGCCCGCCTCTGCTCGCAGCAGTCGGCCGCTTCCTATTATCGCGAATTCGTCGTGGTGACAGGCGGCGGACCCGGCGTCATGGAAGCAGGCAACCGCGGCGCCGACGATGTCGGCGCACCGTCGATCGGCCTCAACATCGTATTGCCGCACGAGCAGGCGCCGAATGCCTATGTGACGCCGGAACTCTGTTTTAATTTCCACTATTTCGCGGTCCGCAAGATGCATTTCGTCATGCGCGCCAAGGCTGTCGCGGTGTTTCCGGGCGGCTTCGGCACGATGGATGAATTCTTCGAGACGCTGACCCTGATCCAGACCGGCCGCATGGAACGCGTGCCGGTGATCCTGTTCGGCAGGGCTTTCTGGAAAAAGGCGATCGACCTCGACTTCCTCGCCGAGCAAGGCACGATCACCCCCGGCGACCAGGACATCATCGATTTGGTCGACACCGCCGACGAAGCCTGGGGGATTATCAGCCGCTTCTACGAGCTTTGA
- a CDS encoding 2-dehydropantoate 2-reductase, translating to MDGGDQRIVVAGAGSIGCYAGGCLALAGRQVILLARPRIGEALLKHGLRVTDLDGRDRLIEADALSVTADPAVALPGAEMILVTVKSGATQEMAALIAAHARPDAVVVSLQNGIDNADRLRAGLAGRRVLAGMVPFNVVQSPGGELPLRVHRASEGKVVIEDGVAGLVDLLDVDGFAVTAHGDMTAVLWGKLLFNLNNALVALCGLPLATQLADRRWRLILAGQIDEALAAMRASNIEPARIVGMRPALLPKVLRLPGWLFKMLARRMLAIDPEARSSMWDDLQRGRPTEIDELQGAILRLADRAGTPAPLIRRVTALVRQAEQERRGSPGLTPEAIIAADVPQ from the coding sequence ATGGACGGAGGCGACCAAAGGATCGTCGTAGCCGGCGCCGGCAGCATCGGTTGCTATGCCGGCGGTTGCCTGGCGCTTGCCGGACGGCAGGTGATTCTGCTGGCACGGCCGCGCATCGGCGAGGCCTTGCTGAAGCATGGATTGCGGGTCACCGACCTTGATGGCCGTGACCGTCTCATCGAGGCTGACGCGCTTTCGGTCACCGCCGATCCGGCGGTCGCCTTGCCTGGTGCCGAAATGATCCTGGTAACGGTCAAGAGCGGCGCGACGCAAGAGATGGCGGCGCTCATTGCCGCCCATGCCCGCCCGGACGCGGTGGTGGTCAGCCTGCAGAACGGCATCGACAATGCCGACAGGCTGCGGGCCGGGCTCGCCGGGCGGCGTGTGCTCGCCGGCATGGTGCCGTTCAACGTGGTCCAGTCGCCGGGTGGCGAATTGCCGCTTCGCGTGCATCGCGCCAGCGAAGGCAAGGTGGTGATCGAAGACGGGGTAGCTGGCCTCGTCGATCTCCTCGATGTCGACGGGTTTGCCGTAACCGCGCATGGCGACATGACGGCGGTGCTGTGGGGCAAGCTGCTGTTCAACCTAAACAACGCGCTGGTGGCGCTTTGCGGCCTGCCGCTGGCAACGCAATTGGCCGACCGCCGCTGGCGGCTGATCCTGGCCGGTCAGATCGACGAGGCGTTGGCGGCAATGCGGGCTTCGAACATCGAACCGGCGCGGATCGTCGGCATGCGCCCGGCGCTGTTGCCAAAAGTGCTGCGTCTGCCCGGCTGGCTGTTCAAGATGCTGGCGCGGCGTATGCTCGCGATCGATCCCGAAGCGCGCTCGTCGATGTGGGACGATTTGCAGCGCGGCCGGCCGACCGAGATCGACGAATTGCAAGGCGCGATCCTGCGCCTGGCGGACAGAGCGGGCACGCCGGCACCACTGATAAGGCGGGTCACGGCGCTGGTGCGCCAGGCAGAGCAGGAAAGGCGTGGATCGCCCGGCCTGACGCCCGAGGCCATCATCGCGGCGGATGTCCCCCAATGA
- a CDS encoding GMC family oxidoreductase encodes MIFDSYEAFRAVNFTAKVCILGSGPAGTTIARKLGAAGIPVVVLEAGSREFSDGSQDFYRGVTVGDPYFDLDITRLRFMGGSSNHWAGWCRVLDSQDFEPKAWASDTGWPISRADIEPYLPEVHEILELPDFRPDVPVSDDIRWVQLIKSPAVRFGEKFADELDKSRNVAVVLNTYATELAGDGKRVTGAKLWSNGKDAGSFTADYFVVCTGGLENSRLLLWSNQRSNGGVVPNATALGRYWMEHPTFEGGNAILADYSEFEVDATNEAFFSPTLAAMERLEIMNFGIRLIETPYPGIKSIIADLACTAPEMAEWVSYQLSQNLRCAAQLYVTWEQAPRASNQILLSKTDVDHAGAPRIELHWKKSELERRTLLEGLRLFGTTLVQKDLGRVRIADWLTNGGDYPTNEELAGHHHMGGTRMGADVTKSVVDANSKVHGMDNLYVGGSSVFCTSGECNPTTTITALACRLGDHLGKVIGA; translated from the coding sequence GTGATCTTCGACAGCTACGAGGCATTTCGAGCGGTGAATTTCACCGCCAAGGTCTGCATCCTCGGCTCCGGGCCGGCCGGCACCACGATCGCCAGGAAGCTTGGCGCGGCCGGCATTCCGGTTGTGGTGCTGGAGGCCGGCTCCCGCGAGTTCAGCGATGGCTCACAGGATTTCTACCGTGGCGTTACGGTCGGCGACCCCTATTTCGACCTTGACATCACCCGGCTGCGCTTCATGGGCGGTAGCTCCAATCACTGGGCCGGCTGGTGCCGCGTGCTCGACAGCCAAGATTTCGAGCCGAAGGCCTGGGCGTCGGATACCGGCTGGCCAATCAGTCGCGCCGACATCGAGCCCTATCTGCCTGAAGTCCACGAAATTCTCGAACTTCCCGATTTCCGGCCGGATGTGCCGGTCTCGGACGACATTCGCTGGGTGCAGCTGATCAAGAGCCCGGCCGTGCGTTTCGGTGAAAAATTTGCCGACGAACTCGACAAGAGCAGGAACGTCGCCGTGGTGCTCAACACCTATGCCACCGAACTCGCTGGTGACGGCAAGAGAGTGACCGGCGCCAAACTGTGGTCGAACGGCAAGGATGCCGGTTCCTTCACCGCCGATTATTTCGTCGTCTGCACCGGTGGCTTGGAAAACTCACGATTGCTCCTATGGTCGAACCAACGCTCGAACGGCGGTGTGGTGCCGAATGCAACGGCACTCGGCCGCTACTGGATGGAGCATCCGACCTTCGAAGGCGGCAATGCCATCCTCGCCGATTATAGCGAGTTTGAGGTCGACGCCACCAACGAGGCTTTCTTCTCGCCGACGCTGGCGGCCATGGAGCGCCTTGAGATCATGAACTTCGGCATCAGGCTGATCGAGACGCCGTATCCCGGCATCAAAAGCATCATCGCCGACCTCGCCTGCACGGCGCCTGAGATGGCTGAATGGGTATCCTATCAGCTCAGCCAGAACCTGCGCTGCGCCGCCCAGCTCTATGTCACCTGGGAACAGGCGCCGCGGGCCTCGAACCAGATTCTATTGTCGAAAACCGATGTCGACCACGCCGGCGCGCCACGCATCGAGCTGCACTGGAAAAAGTCGGAACTGGAGCGCCGCACGCTCCTGGAGGGCCTGAGGCTGTTCGGCACGACGCTTGTCCAGAAGGATCTTGGCCGGGTGCGCATCGCCGACTGGCTCACCAATGGCGGGGACTATCCGACGAACGAGGAATTGGCCGGCCACCACCACATGGGCGGCACGCGCATGGGCGCGGACGTGACCAAGAGCGTGGTGGACGCCAACTCAAAGGTACACGGCATGGACAATCTCTATGTCGGCGGCTCCTCGGTGTTTTGCACGTCCGGCGAATGCAATCCGACGACGACGATCACAGCATTGGCCTGCCGGCTGGGCGACCACCTCGGCAAGGTAATCGGCGCATAG
- a CDS encoding GGDEF domain-containing protein — MRAEPETVRARLLDTTFDRKFAVLFGTISVLVLAVSAAVVTGDWWPYAWIAADLILFAVRFLLMRECEQARKRGRKGPLAALMAAGGVWSVIFGLGCYGCVASGHMALAVLAGLNVAGVVGVVSSRNAATPRYAIFVMLAVSLPYLVGALLSPAPGMSIVGIQMPFYVAGVIVVLLQNHAINARMIRAELDNRDLAIKDALTGLPNRIFLQERLRDMCGELAAPAANGGRPFAVLSMDLDGFKHVNDRFGHAIGDILLRKVAERLKRAFRAEDMVFRIGGDEFVILLPGTSEIEATYLAKRAIEKISLPFDLGVGTAIHIGMSIGSAFAPADGGEPEVLLTCSDHALYEAKRTGKGRYRAHVRAAN, encoded by the coding sequence ATGAGAGCGGAACCGGAAACTGTCCGCGCACGGCTTCTCGACACCACCTTCGACCGCAAATTCGCTGTCCTTTTCGGCACCATCAGCGTCCTGGTGCTGGCAGTCAGCGCGGCGGTCGTCACCGGCGACTGGTGGCCTTACGCCTGGATAGCGGCCGACCTCATCCTATTTGCCGTCCGCTTCCTGCTGATGCGGGAGTGCGAGCAGGCCCGCAAGCGCGGGAGAAAGGGGCCGCTGGCAGCCCTGATGGCCGCCGGCGGCGTGTGGTCGGTGATTTTCGGCCTCGGCTGCTATGGCTGCGTCGCCAGCGGGCATATGGCGCTCGCCGTGCTGGCTGGCTTGAACGTCGCAGGCGTCGTCGGCGTGGTGTCGTCACGCAACGCAGCGACCCCGCGCTACGCCATATTCGTCATGCTTGCCGTAAGCCTGCCTTATCTGGTTGGCGCGCTGCTTTCTCCGGCGCCCGGAATGTCGATCGTCGGAATTCAAATGCCGTTCTATGTGGCCGGCGTCATCGTCGTGCTGCTTCAGAACCATGCGATCAATGCCCGCATGATCCGCGCCGAACTGGACAATCGCGATCTGGCCATCAAGGACGCGCTGACCGGCCTGCCAAACCGCATCTTCCTTCAGGAAAGACTGCGCGACATGTGCGGCGAGCTTGCGGCGCCGGCCGCGAATGGCGGCAGGCCGTTTGCCGTTCTCAGCATGGATCTCGACGGCTTCAAGCACGTCAATGACCGCTTCGGCCACGCGATCGGCGATATCCTGCTGCGCAAGGTGGCCGAACGATTGAAACGCGCTTTCCGAGCGGAGGATATGGTCTTTCGCATCGGAGGTGACGAATTCGTCATCCTGCTGCCCGGCACATCCGAGATCGAAGCCACCTACCTGGCAAAACGGGCCATCGAGAAGATTTCACTGCCTTTCGACCTTGGCGTGGGCACCGCCATACACATCGGGATGAGTATCGGAAGCGCTTTCGCGCCTGCCGACGGCGGCGAGCCGGAAGTTCTCCTCACCTGTTCAGATCACGCGCTCTACGAAGCCAAGCGCACCGGCAAGGGTCGTTACCGCGCGCATGTGCGGGCCGCGAACTGA
- the dapE gene encoding succinyl-diaminopimelate desuccinylase produces the protein MTLPTDPADNLAALIRCASVTPAEGGALSTLEDMLKPLGFAVERPVFSEDGTPDIENLYARRSGNGPHLMFAGHTDVVPVGDEGSWTHPPFAAEIAKGEMFGRGAVDMKGGIACFIAAVARHVGSKGGPKGSVSLLITGDEEGPAINGTIKLLEWAAARGEKWDASIVGEPTNPDALGDMIKIGRRGSLSGSIIVNGRQGHAAYPQLADNPVRGLMTLVDALLHPVFDKGTKDFQPTNLEVTSIDVGNPATNVIPAKATAIFNIRFNDTWTPETIQAEIHNRLDQAAKRKKYRAGKTTPVDYELVWRDRPSHVFLTRDDRLIEALSGSVKAVIGRRPALSTSGGTSDARFIKDYCPVVEFGLVGKTMHMVDERVALADLETLTQIYQRFIEDWFERGVS, from the coding sequence ATGACACTGCCAACCGATCCCGCCGACAACCTTGCCGCCCTCATCCGCTGCGCTTCCGTGACGCCCGCCGAGGGCGGTGCGCTGAGCACGCTGGAAGACATGCTGAAGCCGCTTGGTTTTGCGGTCGAGCGGCCCGTGTTTTCCGAGGACGGCACGCCCGATATCGAAAATCTCTATGCGCGGCGCTCCGGCAACGGTCCGCATCTGATGTTCGCCGGGCACACCGATGTGGTGCCGGTCGGCGACGAAGGCTCATGGACGCATCCGCCATTCGCTGCCGAGATCGCCAAGGGCGAGATGTTCGGTCGCGGCGCCGTCGACATGAAGGGCGGCATCGCCTGTTTCATCGCCGCGGTGGCGCGCCACGTCGGGTCGAAAGGTGGCCCGAAGGGCTCGGTCTCGCTGCTGATCACCGGCGACGAAGAAGGACCGGCCATCAACGGCACGATAAAGCTGCTCGAATGGGCGGCTGCCAGGGGCGAGAAATGGGACGCCTCGATCGTCGGCGAACCAACCAATCCCGACGCGCTCGGCGACATGATCAAGATCGGCCGGCGCGGCTCTTTGTCCGGCAGCATCATTGTCAACGGCCGGCAGGGCCACGCCGCCTATCCGCAGCTAGCTGACAACCCGGTGCGCGGGCTGATGACGCTGGTCGACGCCTTGCTGCATCCCGTCTTCGACAAGGGCACAAAGGATTTCCAGCCGACCAATTTGGAGGTGACCTCGATCGATGTCGGCAATCCGGCCACCAATGTCATTCCGGCGAAGGCGACCGCCATCTTCAACATCCGTTTCAACGACACATGGACGCCTGAGACCATCCAGGCAGAAATCCACAACCGCCTCGACCAGGCGGCGAAGCGCAAGAAATACCGGGCCGGCAAGACGACGCCGGTCGATTACGAGCTCGTCTGGCGCGACCGGCCGAGCCACGTCTTCCTGACCCGCGACGACCGGCTGATCGAAGCGCTCAGCGGTTCGGTCAAGGCGGTGATCGGCAGGAGACCGGCGCTTTCCACCTCCGGTGGCACCTCCGATGCGCGCTTCATCAAGGACTATTGTCCGGTGGTCGAGTTCGGGCTGGTCGGCAAGACCATGCACATGGTCGATGAACGCGTCGCGCTTGCCGACCTGGAGACGCTGACGCAGATCTATCAGCGCTTCATCGAAGACTGGTTCGAGCGAGGCGTATCTTAA
- the dapD gene encoding 2,3,4,5-tetrahydropyridine-2,6-dicarboxylate N-succinyltransferase, which produces MSKPDLASLENTIEKAFEERDAISTATRGATRDAIQSALDLLDRGIARVAERQADGTWHVNQWLKKAVLLSFRLNPMEIIGGGPGQAVWWDKVPSKFDGWSAVDFEKAGFRAVPSSIVRRSAYVAPGAVLMPSFVNVGAYVDSGTMVDTWASVGSCAQIGKNVHLSGGVGIGGVLEPMQAGPTIIEDNCFIGARSEVVEGCIVREGSVLGMGVFIGQSTKIVDRATGEVFYGEVPANSVVVAGSLPGKPLPNGEPGPSLYCAVIVKRVDARTRSKTSINELLRD; this is translated from the coding sequence ATGTCGAAGCCCGATCTGGCGAGTCTCGAAAACACCATCGAAAAAGCCTTCGAGGAACGCGACGCGATTTCGACGGCAACCCGCGGCGCGACGCGCGATGCCATCCAGTCGGCGCTCGACCTGCTCGACCGCGGCATCGCCCGCGTCGCCGAGCGCCAGGCCGACGGCACATGGCATGTCAACCAATGGCTGAAGAAAGCGGTGCTGTTGTCGTTCCGGCTCAATCCGATGGAGATCATCGGGGGCGGTCCCGGCCAGGCCGTGTGGTGGGACAAGGTGCCGTCGAAATTCGACGGCTGGAGTGCCGTCGATTTCGAGAAGGCAGGCTTCCGCGCCGTGCCGTCATCGATCGTGCGGCGTTCGGCCTATGTCGCGCCGGGTGCCGTGCTGATGCCGTCCTTCGTCAATGTCGGCGCCTATGTCGACAGCGGCACCATGGTCGACACATGGGCCTCGGTCGGCTCCTGTGCGCAGATCGGCAAGAACGTGCATCTGTCGGGCGGCGTCGGCATCGGCGGCGTGCTGGAGCCGATGCAGGCCGGCCCCACCATCATCGAGGACAATTGCTTCATCGGCGCGCGCTCCGAAGTGGTCGAAGGCTGCATCGTGCGCGAGGGCTCGGTGCTCGGCATGGGCGTCTTCATCGGCCAGTCGACCAAGATCGTCGACCGTGCCACCGGCGAGGTCTTCTACGGCGAAGTGCCGGCCAATTCCGTCGTCGTCGCCGGCTCGCTGCCCGGCAAGCCATTGCCCAATGGCGAGCCCGGTCCGAGCCTCTACTGCGCCGTCATCGTCAAGCGGGTCGATGCCAGGACCCGTTCCAAAACCTCGATCAATGAACTGCTTCGCGATTGA
- the phhA gene encoding phenylalanine 4-monooxygenase, which produces MTINVAEYARECAAQGLRGDYSVCRADFTVAQHYDYSAEEQAVWRTLCDRQTKLTQKLAHQSYLDGVAALGLLDKIPDFGSVSEKLRKLTGWEIVAVPGLIPAAPFFVHLASRRFPVTNWLRTRQELDYIVEPDMFHDFFGHVPALAQPVFADFMQMYGEKAEHLIALGGDEMISRLYWYTVEYGLIQEAGQPLKAFGAGLMSSFAELQFAIEGKDAHHVPFDLETVMRTSYEIDKFQRAYFVLPSFDVLRDAFQNVAGLAAIVGRHKGKPALDPAKL; this is translated from the coding sequence ATGACGATAAACGTTGCCGAGTACGCAAGGGAATGCGCGGCGCAAGGCCTTCGCGGCGACTATTCGGTCTGCCGTGCCGACTTCACCGTGGCGCAGCATTACGATTACAGCGCTGAAGAGCAGGCCGTATGGCGCACGCTGTGCGACCGCCAGACAAAGCTGACGCAGAAGCTGGCGCATCAGTCCTATCTCGACGGCGTCGCCGCGCTTGGCCTTCTCGACAAGATCCCGGATTTCGGCTCGGTCAGCGAAAAGCTGCGCAAGCTCACCGGCTGGGAGATCGTCGCCGTGCCGGGCCTTATCCCCGCCGCGCCGTTCTTCGTCCATCTCGCCAGTCGCCGCTTTCCAGTCACCAACTGGCTGCGGACGCGGCAGGAGCTCGACTACATCGTCGAGCCGGATATGTTCCACGACTTCTTCGGCCATGTGCCGGCGCTTGCCCAGCCGGTCTTTGCCGACTTCATGCAGATGTATGGCGAAAAGGCCGAGCATCTGATCGCGCTTGGCGGCGACGAGATGATCAGCCGCCTCTACTGGTACACTGTCGAATACGGGCTGATCCAGGAAGCAGGCCAACCGTTGAAGGCTTTCGGCGCCGGACTGATGTCATCGTTTGCGGAACTTCAGTTCGCGATCGAAGGCAAGGATGCGCACCATGTCCCCTTCGATCTGGAAACGGTCATGCGCACCAGCTACGAGATCGACAAGTTCCAGCGCGCCTATTTTGTACTGCCGTCCTTCGACGTCTTGCGCGATGCCTTCCAGAACGTCGCCGGCCTGGCAGCGATCGTCGGACGCCACAAGGGCAAGCCGGCGCTCGACCCTGCGAAACTTTAG
- a CDS encoding transporter codes for MLSSDETYASLTGAWRLMLGKADGLRLLDLSADGFWNSFFAILVAAPALIVGWVGLANEIGDPDAFAGRFSMLIRLAAVDIGAWVLPLVGLALVAPRAGIGGRFVHYVVASNWASAIIAWMMLPAALIRLFLPSTNEFAVLAALLLFALSMVLTWRMTNAAIGRGAAVGTAVFAGMFMASLAVWFGMEALLGIAVPSGTGT; via the coding sequence ATGCTTTCGTCGGATGAAACATATGCTTCGCTGACCGGCGCCTGGCGGCTGATGCTCGGCAAGGCCGACGGGCTGCGCCTGCTCGACCTTTCGGCCGACGGTTTCTGGAATTCCTTTTTCGCCATCCTCGTCGCGGCACCGGCGCTGATCGTCGGTTGGGTCGGCCTTGCCAACGAGATCGGCGATCCGGATGCATTCGCCGGGCGCTTCAGCATGCTGATCCGCCTGGCGGCGGTCGACATCGGCGCCTGGGTATTGCCGCTTGTCGGCCTTGCCCTGGTCGCGCCCCGCGCAGGCATTGGCGGGCGTTTTGTCCACTATGTCGTCGCCAGCAACTGGGCGTCGGCAATCATCGCATGGATGATGCTACCGGCGGCGTTGATCAGGCTTTTCCTGCCGTCCACCAACGAGTTCGCCGTGCTGGCAGCGCTGCTTTTGTTTGCGCTGTCGATGGTCCTGACCTGGCGGATGACGAACGCCGCCATCGGCAGGGGCGCGGCTGTCGGCACCGCTGTCTTCGCCGGCATGTTTATGGCGTCGTTGGCGGTTTGGTTCGGCATGGAGGCGCTGCTCGGAATCGCCGTACCGAGCGGAACCGGGACCTGA